The genomic segment agctgagtggacagcgcttcgcatTTGTAGTCCCGAGGTTCtgagtttgatccccggtggaggcggagacaaatgggcagtttctttcaccctgatgcccctgttacctagcagtaaataggtacctgggagttagacagctgctacgggctgcttcctggggagtgtgtAAAAAATAAGGAGGCCTggttcgaggaccaggccgctgggacggtaagccccgaaatcatctcaagataacctccagaagCCATGAAGTCTATACTGAGACAACAGGAGATGCAGGccctgtggcacagtggtaaaacactcgcctagTGCCTCGCAAGCAAttgggcctgggttcgtatcctggccgaggaggattgactgggtgccaatcgttaactgtacgcctcttttttttttttttttttgcagggatattcctgcacgggcctctgttcactcagcagtgaatgggtatctggttgttaaatgatttggcaggtcgtattccggggaaaattaagattaaggacctgcccgaaatgctgtgtgctagtggttttacaacaatgtaacaactcttgtactgtatgtgtattatataatataatatatatatatatatatatatatatatatatatatatatatatatatatatatatatatatatatatatatatatatatatatatgtatatatatattacaacaattttttttacccatagggttatagaccaatggaaccgcctactcgtctgagccataaatgccaaaaccgttaatttgtaaaattcaactggaaaagatcatcagggcaagtgaggaacctttgacaagccgccggcttcctattctcatcgaggccactagtgttagtggccctcaggtaaattcaggtaccgTTGACCAAGGGTGCACTATCTCCCTCTGGCCCCTCCCCAAACACCTGTTTACCATAATAAACGTCTATTATTTACCTTACAAGGTTGCTGGTGGTGCCGCCCACATACCTGAGGGCGGCCCTCGGTGCCAGCTTCATCCTGAGACGGTAATATCAGAGTATTACATTAACTTTGTGTTTACTTCTAAGTTAAGCTCCCAGGACCAGCTGATGGTCAGAGTTGCCAGCAACTGTCAACACTCCGTCTTGAGACTGAGGTATTCCTCACACTTTATAGCCTTACCAAATACATCATTTATATTAAAACTCCTCTACACAAGAATTCTATAGAgattaaatttagcaatatttacttTTATTTTCCCGTATTAAAAAAAATCCAGATTTTATTTTCCTGTATAAAAGGATTACAGGTGATATACAAGcctataatatatttttttatggGAAACTTACAGTCCATAAAGCTTTTTATTATATACACTAAAACCCCTCTTGATATAATGTAATTAAGTTTGTTTCAGGCAAACAACGCAAGTGTGTACAATCGGtatttattgcagaaatacacgaGAAAATGAATAAGTGTAGGACTACCATTATTGGATAGTCCTGCACTTATTAATTAAATATTTTGTTATGAAtatacaatatttaaatatatttacacCCCAGAAACTAATATTCCGATGGTCCTTATTAACCAATATTTGGCAACAGAGGGATACAgacactaaaacaacaacagtaacatacaGGTTGGTCAGTCTCTTGGCtacttattttgtatttttttacttatttatatatatacaagagttcttacagtcttgtaaagcccctagcacgcatagcgtttcgggcaggtccttaatcctaatattccctggaatacaacccgccaaatcgtttaacaaccaggtacccattcagtgctgggtgaacagaggctatagttaaggattggcgcccagtcaatcctccccagccaggatacgaacccgggcgagcgctttaccactgcgccacgcggACTGCCATGGCCAACTGTTCTCTTCCTCTATGTTTTCATCCATTATAGTCTACAGTTAAAATTGCAACTTGAACCTTAGGTTTCTTCTAACTTATCCACGTTAACAATTCTAGGCTGACATAAGTCGTAGCTGCGTCAGGATACAAGTGACACCATGTGATTGATTACTAAAGATTAAACCCCACAATAGGTGgctacgggcatgagtagcccggtggtggtagatggttggagtgAATGTGAAAGGACAGTCGCAAGTGAATTTGGTAGTGGATCAGCTACAGTAGTGGGTTATCAGGTTTTTCTTTTCACTGGGATGTCTTTGGTCCCGGGTATAACCCACCAGGTTTTCTTCCTACTTGAGTTGTGTGTTGCACATGCTGCTCTGGCGGTATGTTCAATCACAGGATGATTGACTGCCAAATAAACTCGCCCTCTGCGGCCAAATACATCTGCAGAGAGCACTGCATCCTCTGCTTACAAACATGTCAATATGAAGAATTTATCCTTATCACCCATTGATCTGGTGATTTTGCTAACTGATCTGGTAATTTTGCTCTACTCcctaagccaggcttgacttgtttttttttattattattttctaccacagacgtggccacacatgccCTGTGACAGGTggaccaacaggctgttgcttggagcaggccGCAGGCCTACATATCAACTACAGCCCTCTTGGTTCGGCGCTTCTTTCAGAAAACTGTCCACACACATTACACATCCCTGTCTTATACCATCCATAATAATAAACTCCTATTTACCCaactcatgttttgcttttcataTAAAAGGATTTTTACTGGTGCTGATAAGCCTTCTACCTTCCCATATACAGTACCTTTCAAACTTGCCACAGGGTGTGACACTTGTGTGCTTTTTCTAAATTCACAAAAGCTGCATATGAGTTTCTTACCTCTGCTAAACATTTTTCATCATTCATTCTCCCACAAAATTTTGTTAAGTGTCCTTTTGATCAATTCTTTCTTAATCTCTCACACAAAAAATCTGATCTGAACAGCCCAACTCCTTGATAACCTCAACCTATTCCTCTTCCTTTCCTAATTATCCTGTGATAATTAGGAAAGAAATCTCCTTGTAGTAATACAGTATTGTAATAATAATGCAGTCCCCGTGGCACAGTGGTACGACACTCGCTCGGCGCTTcgtgagcgctttggcctgggttcgtatcctggctggggaagaTTGACTGGGTGCCAGTAATATGTTTCGCTCCTGTACTTCAGCATAACCATAGTTAATCCATCTATACTAGGAGCCATTTGCTTCATTAATCTATTCACTGCTTCTCTAatttcctcctctgctccactggtTTTTTTTCATGCCCTATGCTCATCACAAAACTTGTTCTTTTCTTCAGTTTGCAACCATTAGATTCTTAAAATATTCACTCCACATGTTGGTGTGAATGTGTTTGTTATAtgcaataataaaaaaaagaaaatttggcaccaaaatagtaAATACTGTAGTTAAAAATATCCATATAAAAATGAAGCCCAATTTCACCATAAGGATCCAGAATAAATTAATCTTGATAATTGGGATACCACTTTATTggcacaattttttttatttattgacGTATTTACCCTCTTGAAATTAAATCACAGAAGTGATACAGGGACAAAAGTCTTtgtcaatactgtactgtatttctcATTAGTCTTAACCTATGTACTGCACCTTGCAATAGGCCTGTGGATTGCCACCCCCAATAACCTGGTTCCCACTACGTTATTGCTTTCTCATCTTTGTCTCATATGGGCACCAACAGCCTAATTGATCAGTCACAATTTGTACAGAGATGAGGTAATCATAAAACTGTTCAATAGATTATTCTGAAATTTAAagttaatacagtactgtagctACAAGAAAAATGTTATTTGACTTAAGATGATAGGCATTTAAAGCTATATTCCATTGCTAATGGAATGCAAGTGATAGTATTTGGCATGCAAGGAATGCAGCCACAGATTAATTTGTTAAAGTAGCTAGGCATCCTTCTGATGGGGCTCAGTAATGCAGTGATCTGTGCATTCGGTTCACAGGTGAAAGGGTCCTGGGTTCAGCACTCGTGGAAGGATAGAAGCATTTGGGCAATGTTTcctttctcctagcagtaaattggtacctgggacttAGGCAGCTGGGGAAGGTCATCAGTAGTTGGCCCCAGGGGGACCTTGATAAACCTAACAGGTCCTGTCCTCAACTCTGGCAGGCCAAAAAATGAACCATAAACTCTTGCAatcttttgttttttttaatataCCATACTTATTTCCATATATTTTTCATATTCGTTTAAAATATGTATAATCAGTGCAGTACAGTTCCTATATATCCATCTCCCCCAGATATAAGAAATGGGGAACACCACTAGTATGCAGAAGGGTTTAAACTCGACACCAACAAGTTCATCTAGCCCTGCAAGTGGAGATGGCATCAAGTCTATTCCTACAACAGGTGTTTTCAAAGCTGTTAACTTTGAGCTGTATGTTAAACCTGTAAGTTTTATTTTGTGAGAAAGTCTGTATTTTGTGAGACTTCCACAAAAGCTGTATTTTAGTTCACTATAGATGCCAGAATTCAAGTTTCTTGAATGTGTTTTACCTCTTGTGAGTTTTATCAattgttttttaaattttaaagtgGAGTTTACTTTTTCACATAAAGATTTAATATTCTTTTCTTAATTACATGCATGTTATTCAGCATTTACAGTTTGTTTTACTAATATTTGGCAAAATCaagtacaatggggcctcgacttacgatgctaatccattCCCGGAgagtaagtcgaaatatcgtaagtcgaagcgatttttcccataagaaataaagggaattgaattaatctgtttcCCAGCCTCCAAAATAATAACAtagatacattttatactgaatacaatttttttttctagctacaatacagtaccaaagtttctcttacctttatggagggctcttgatggcgtatggaagatggtgatgaggggggggggaggagagttgttcctgtttggaaggggagtccccttccattatcacatcaggcagtgatgttatctctagggtactctctctcctacattttgcctgaataccactaggacctggttgtggttcagtgcttgtttgtctcactacaaatttgtcaagagacatttatttttcccttcgttttaacatttgtctgtaatgatgcatcacagtgtcattgaataggttaaggcaacgacctactgcagcttgatttgggcgagtcgtttcagcaaagatttacaattcttcccatgctggacacattttcttaattgttgaggaagagacattctgtactcttgtttctgctctatggtcatccttacatgggttttcatatgttgagccttaccacggactttcctgggactcatggcgtgatatataataattactttaatgttcaaaatgcaaaaaatcaccacaaaagcggaatttcttataggcgcgatcgtcactaagcgggcagctgtagtaaactgaggcaggtcggccgcgtgaccgggaaccatgcgctcggtcgacccgaacgtgtaccaacaaatatcggaagtcgacgacaccatcggatgtcgagtcgcatttttctgtgaaatttacatcgtaactcgaaattatcgtaagtaggggcaatcgtatgttgaggtgccactgtatctgATTTGTACTATATGAAAgacatgtattttttttataatcATTTACAGCTTCTCATACAATATCTCTTGTGTACCAATACTTATTAGGTGTGAACCAAGTCTTAGCATGTTAAAAGTTTTGTGTTACTACATATAGAATGCAATACTTTTAAGAAAGTACATTTGGACCTCGATATGACTTCAAGAAATCCATGGTTAATTACAGAGGTTACCtgaagaccccccccccttcatatgTATGGCTGTTTTAAGTCTTAGCGATGTGCAAAGAAATGCAGTTTAAGGAAAATTAAAGGAAAGACAGTGAAAGATGTTTTAAGACAGTATCATAGATGAAGGTGCAGTATGAAGTATGTGACCATGCCAATGTTGGTAAAACTTTAAAAGGATATTACAGAAGATATTGCCAGGAAAATGTTTGTGGGTACTGTAATATAAAGTGTaagtattttgcaaaaaaatgaagtaattaattgGATAATCACTTATACAGTGAAATGTTATAAATAATCTTAGAAGCGCAATTTTTAAACTTCCACCGTCTAAGTTATGAATCCTCTGAATGAAATAAGAAGAACCTTTATTTCATCACCATTACATTATTGTGCCAAGGGAAAAGGAGGTACATGTATTGAAATAATCAGGTACTCCCTGGCAGTAATATCTTATAGTTTACTCACATACTGTATGtatattttttttcctttatttttcAGCCTACATTAGGTTTCAGTTCAATACATTGTTTTGAGAATGTCATCACTTTGACATGaaattttataatatatagtGAACAGTACTGTATTTAACCTGGCACGTATCTTAAACATTTTTTTTCTGCATATTGTTCAAGCAAGTACAGTACATATAAGTATTTTTTTTAGCCTTGTCCTTTGTTATTCCTTGTTGTGTTAACCCTTTTGTACCTGTGGTTTCCAGTAGTTTTCTGTCTTTTTCTTCTAGAATTTGCCAGAGCTGTCATACTGGCCAGGGAGTGCTCTTCCTTCACTTCCCTGGTTCACAGCACTGCTAGTCGAAGGCAGACACAAAAGTGTCTGCCTTTGATGAGTGTCTTTCTGGCTGTTGGACATTGGTACTTGTTTTGGTCTTTGGGTCCCTGTATCCTTTCTGGGGTTTGGGATCAGTTTTCCTCTTTTAGGATATGCTTGACAGATTGTGAGATACCTCCCTTTGATCAGCTATGATCAAAAGATTTCTAGTTTTAAGAGGCGATATgaatactgtaaaaaaaaaaaaatagtagcagGAATCAACAAAATGGACTTTTTGAAACCAGCAACTTAaagaagaggtcatagattcaagctaaggaacaaAAGATGCCtagaaaatattagaaagttctctTATGCAGACAAAGTGGTAGTGTATAGCAAAAACGTCAGTTTCAAAGCTCTCATTTAAGTACTTAATACATAATTTTTGTGCTGCATCATTTAGTGACAAtatacaaataaaataagttaATTAAATTTATCATCAGAAGTTATGCAGCAGACAAAAGTGTGATGTGAATTAATAAAGAATATGGAGATGACCAATGCAGAATAGCATAATCCACCAATTTCTTGCCTTATGTTCTATTGGACAGAAATATTTATATCTTTTATTTAATCTCTGTTGGGAGGAAACTTGCAAACTAAATTTAAATTAATGTTTCAGAACTTGGCAGTAATGACCTTTGGTGTGGTAGCAATTCTATGCAGCACTGCATATTTAGCATATATGAAGTCTCAACAACACGAGTCCAAGACATACATTGCAGTAGCAGAGGATGGTACAAAACATGTTTTCCACAAAAAATCTAGATGGGAGTAAATCTTAAAATGTAAAGTGTAGTCATATTTATATCATAATTATCAAATCTTTTATTATGTAATGATCATAAATTgtcaacaaaaatatatatatattttatatttagaaTTTATATCATTGTTGTATCCCGTTTCTTATTGTTGTGAGGTGTGAAAGCATCAGCCAGGATACAGTAAACAGGTGAGCAGTATAAGTGGAGAAGAAAACCAATTACACCTATCAATTTATCATAGcttgcattaaacctcacaaacaTCCTACACCTCTACACTGTACTTCAGACATGAAGCAGTGGGGGGTCCCACTACAGATGACCAAGACTAGGCGTGTAGTGTTTCTACAAGTTGTTGCATCCGTTCACACTTGTGAATGGCTGCCACCTAACCTTGTTCCCACTTCTCGTATGGTGTTTACAGTCAGTCCCTGCTTCTGCTCACACCCTCACTATGTCTGCCTATTTTCTTAGCTTCTCAAATTTATTAAAAACACATATTCTATCAGTATTATCTGTTTGTTCATAACCAATTTATTCTAACACCACAGCTGCTTCTCAGATTGTTTATGTCTTCAACCATTCTTGGTTTTTAACTCCAGTGTTACACACTCCACCCCACATTCCTTCTGGTCATTTCACTTAAATGTTCACACTTGAACATTTGTGTACAGTAATCAAAATAATCTACCACTTCTCTAATGACTCAAAATTCTCACACATTTTGCTTCTTTGTCGTCCACCATAAATGGCATTTTTGAAGGCATGTGAAATCATGAATTGCCTGTGCAGTGATTGAATGTTGTTTTAGGAATAGTGTCAGAGAAAAAGGAAAAATAAGGTACTGTATGAAGATGTAATGCTCATGGGTAATATCACTGCAAACATATGcagatctatccatccatccatacatcttTCCATCTTCTCCCCCCTCAATCCCCCAGGTCCTCTCTTTCTTCCCATTTCATATAATGTATGGGTTGTCCCCCCAACTCCTTCATTCCCTTTTCCGTTCACACACCATCATCCTCCTCCCATCTCTTTCCTACAATACAGTATTACCAATAGCATAATAAGAGCAAGTGTCACTATTTCATTTAATATTATTAAAGTAAATGACATTCACAGAATATAATAGTTCCCTGTAAATACACACCAAAATAATTATGTATGTCTCTAAGAAATTaaatttttcaaaatattttcatAGTGCTAAGCAGTTCTAAAAATTATCTTTGGGATTGAATGGGACTGGCACGCTGTTGCCTTTTGAATTCTGGCAACCATGACTAGTTTATGTTCATCCCGGACCCCATTATCTCTGAGTTTGAGTGAACCTAGACCCAAGCATATgtcctccaactttggacagtgTTACAGGTATAAATACTGTATaatgtaaataaatattatacagtatactgtacaatATATACTCTGTACAGTATTCAGGTATTACATTCCATAAGGATCGTCATATATATGCTGTGCAAACCATTTATAAAGAACATCCTCTAACTATATAATCTGAACACTTTGATCATGGGTATGCAGGGACACTACACATGCTGCTCTAGTTCTATAACGTATCCTGGAccatgaaccattatcaagttatTACACAACTTGATAACAGTCCAGGATTAACCAAAATATCATTAATTCTCCTATTTATAGCTAACCGTCTATCTTTGCAATGCCTTTATATGGTATTATGAATtacagggtagaaatttcagttaAGAACCTGGCACACAAATCTCCTGTGTCTTCACACTCCGTCGTTGACAGCCTACTTCACATCAACACGAACTACAATCGTCATAAAAAGTATGTTCTAGAGATCAAGCCAGGTCCAGATGCCTGTCTTAGACAacacctcctcccctcccccaagGAAACACACTCACCACGGTCAGCCCATTGCAGGTGTACTCATTATGCTGCCGGTGACTAGTTCCAGTTGACAGTGACAAAGGATGTGATGTCCCACACTGACAATTCAGTCTCTTTCTGGTGCTCTCCACAGTGTCAACATTACAAGCCGCCACAATTCCTGCTTTCCCAGGTTGTGGTGTTTCAAGTGTACATAATTTCCCAAGGCCTTTATTTGCTCTCATTGTATAAATTGATAAACGTAACTTTCATGTGTATTTTCCTATTGTGTACATAATAGCAAAGAGGTTTCAGATAAGTGTTGTTGCAATTCAGTTATTTCTTtctttttaaaaatttaaaaaagtAAATTTGTTATTTTTGTCTGAATTTATTTTAATGCTTGCACACTTTTCACACTGCCAAAGGCTAGTATCAATCATATATAAactttttgttgttgttaatgaACATGAGATATACCATCAGCCCGATACGGCTGCAGTACCTTATCACGTCACAGACCTTTTCTGGGAAATGGGACAAGTATGAATGGTTTCTTTAGCAATGGCATCCACAAGGTCATTCGAGGCATATCTTAGAAATCCAGTAATATTTATTATCTCACATCTATTAAATATTAAGAATAACCAATTGTGAATTTCAATCACCATAGGATATTAAACATTATACGATTCCAGAGCCATGAGAGTAGTGCGAGTTGACTACAATAACACAAGAAAATGTGAGCATGATAAATAAGCATTAGAGAACATCAAATTACATTAAGCTCTACTGTAAAGACAGAGGGGAATGGGAGGCACAAAAATTTGATCAGGAAAAAATAATGGCGTAACCAACGCTGTTAGCAAACCTCAACCTTTTAATAAAGTGGTCTGTATAAAGGCAAATTGCAGatagaatgttcctgatattttgggTTGACTGCACATGTACTTTAGGCAGGAATCTTTGGTTTAAAATTCAACCCGCAGATAAAAAGGGAAGATAAAGACCCATAAGCATTGTATTTAAATTATTCTCAAGAGCACCTTCTCAGCCTAAGGAAGGATCTTCTCACCTGCACATGTGAACAAAATGGCCTTACTCTCTAAGGTGAGAATGAGTAAAGTAACTTTTAATGTGATGCATACATTGTGAGATGTGAAAGAACAAGGAAAATTAGATTGAAAAAATATAAGAATTGAGCATTGTGAAGCCGCAGATACACATTCCTCCTGCTATCTGATCTACATCACAAATGTGATTAAACACGGCAAAATCTCGTCTCCCTGATTAATTATGACTTCAAGTGGTgacaatatatacagtatatgtatatccATATGTTTGTTTTCCCCATCACAGTATACTACAGTACAAGTAGCACTGTTCCTACATTTCCCCCACTACGATATAATATTCCTTAATGATAAACAATAATGCTCTAGCTTCATTTGAACTGCAACATTTGATTTGTTTTTGGAACCTCCAAAACTCAACAGAAAACCAAGTGTTCCAACAAAGTGTGGTTCATTTCTTTGTGCTAATACTTCAGCTAATATAATGCTAATTTCTTCAGCTAAAAATCACAGCAGTAGAAGCAACAAAAGTCATGATTTGTGCATCACTGCCTGGGACACTAGTACGTAAATCCTGGATTTGCAAATATCTGTTGCATTATATAATAATTAGCAGAGCTTTCCTAATATAAAATACAAGTACTCACATATTAAGTATATGAGATCACCTTGTGTATCCACACAAATTCTTACTTAAATGATGGAGAAGAAAACAGCATTCAGTACAGAAATGGCTGATATCACTACGTAAAGTTTCCATGAAACACTGAAGGTTTAAAAAGAGATGTTAACATGTGGAACTTATTACCCACACAAAACACATTAAACACATAAATGAAGGAGTATAATGACATACTGTAATGGCACCAACAAATCACAATGATTCTAAATCTTCTACATTAAATGAACATGCCAATATCAATCATATATCAAAGATTTgatatcatcattacctcactactgtgAATACTTATACTGTACAGGTAGTGAAACAGCCGACTCTTGAATGCAAAATGAAATCTGGATACCGTATTtttttaaaagaaaaaataataattccTAAGTCAGTATAGAAATAAGAAAAATTTTCATTACCATGATATGCTTCACACAATCTGAAAGTATATAattcagaattaaaatatttatattatatatatatatatatatataaatatatattattatatgtatgttgtacctaatagccagaacgtagttcttggcctactatgcaaggcccgatttgcctaataagccaagttttcctgaatttcattaccaattttttttatgaaatgataaagctattcatatcATTACGTATGAGCTAATTTtttaaaatttgagttaaaactaatgtagatatatagctgaaactaaccaaccctaacctaacctaaactaacataactaaatcaataatttatgttcctaatataataataatatttaaaataaatcaatgggaaacaatttattgaaaataaagaaaatcactcagcctattaggcaaattgggccttgcatagtaggccaagaagtgcaatctggctactaggtactaatatatacattatatatataattcatcctctgaagatgtattattaaatacgaaagtacttaattaaattcctgtttcaattcttcttctGGTCTGACAGTCACATTTTTTATcatgtgttaattttcgtgatttacacacacaatattattatatatatatatatatatatatatatatatatatatatatatatatatatatatatatatatatatatatatatatatatattatattatacattatatattatatatatatatatataatttattttatttatttatttttgtgtccgaTAGTTCACTTGGGTTCATTCTCGCcgcacaatcaagaattccggctgggacagaaatggttgggcacatttcctttcacctagcagtgagtaggtactcaagAGTTAAATCGGCTTCTTGAGAGGTTGCATCCTGActtcctgttccccaacacaatgaactattatat from the Procambarus clarkii isolate CNS0578487 chromosome 10, FALCON_Pclarkii_2.0, whole genome shotgun sequence genome contains:
- the LOC123746210 gene encoding small integral membrane protein 8; this translates as MGNTTSMQKGLNSTPTSSSSPASGDGIKSIPTTGVFKAVNFELYVKPNLAVMTFGVVAILCSTAYLAYMKSQQHESKTYIAVAEDGTKHVFHKKSRWE